The following are encoded in a window of Trichormus variabilis 0441 genomic DNA:
- the mobV gene encoding MobV family relaxase, whose amino-acid sequence MSYAIARLKKLKRGNISGSASHTARERETPNADPTQKNIRFIGSLEEDERLEDLVLAKIEEHEQKRKIRTDAVYCVELLLSASPSYFRPDCPTNAGYYEGQKLDDWVEATHQWLADEYGDRIVRAELHLDEATPHIHAYFVPIDDAGQLRCNHFFDGRQKIHEFQDSYYNTMRLIGLERGIRGSKAQHQDIKDFYRIVEEGRDLEVDELSAAQLKAKAADRDRATARKQEMEATAKALAFENEQLRQRIEQSEQENQQLQKLTEWSTDLALDDVAWELGLNREHEQWRGHGHIITIDGSGFTDISNGSVLSGHGALNLVKHVNKCDQVQAITWLRERFGEVGAQRAAIASTRRMTSEIIQTQPVPQFTLPIEDKTSWQQVEHYLKHKRGIPSDTE is encoded by the coding sequence ATGAGCTATGCGATCGCCCGATTAAAAAAATTAAAGCGGGGGAATATATCAGGGAGTGCATCTCACACTGCAAGAGAACGTGAAACTCCTAATGCAGATCCCACCCAAAAAAATATTAGGTTCATTGGTAGCCTCGAAGAGGATGAACGACTAGAGGATTTAGTTTTAGCCAAGATAGAGGAGCATGAGCAGAAGCGAAAGATTCGCACTGATGCGGTCTACTGCGTAGAGTTACTGTTGAGTGCATCGCCTAGTTATTTCCGCCCAGACTGCCCAACTAATGCTGGGTACTATGAAGGGCAAAAGTTGGATGACTGGGTAGAAGCGACTCACCAATGGTTGGCGGATGAATATGGCGATCGCATTGTTAGAGCCGAGTTACACCTGGATGAAGCCACACCCCACATTCACGCTTACTTTGTGCCGATTGATGATGCCGGGCAATTGCGCTGTAATCATTTCTTCGATGGCAGGCAAAAAATTCATGAGTTTCAAGATTCTTACTACAACACGATGCGCCTAATTGGGTTGGAGCGTGGGATTAGGGGAAGTAAAGCCCAGCACCAGGACATCAAGGATTTTTACCGCATAGTGGAGGAGGGGCGAGACTTAGAAGTTGATGAACTGAGTGCAGCGCAATTAAAGGCTAAAGCGGCTGACCGAGACAGAGCGACTGCGCGTAAACAGGAAATGGAAGCTACGGCAAAGGCGTTAGCTTTTGAGAATGAACAATTAAGGCAACGAATTGAGCAATCAGAGCAAGAAAATCAACAATTACAAAAACTAACCGAATGGTCAACTGATTTAGCTTTGGATGATGTTGCTTGGGAGTTGGGGCTAAACCGTGAGCATGAGCAATGGCGGGGTCATGGACATATCATTACTATCGATGGCTCTGGATTTACTGACATTAGCAATGGTTCAGTATTGTCGGGTCATGGAGCGCTCAATTTGGTGAAACACGTTAATAAATGTGACCAAGTTCAAGCTATCACATGGTTGAGGGAGCGATTTGGTGAGGTTGGGGCGCAACGTGCAGCGATCGCCTCTACTAGAAGAATGACAAGTGAGATTATCCAGACCCAGCCAGTCCCTCAATTCACATTACCTATTGAGGATAAAACTAGCTGGCAGCAAGTAGAACATTACCTCAAACATAAACGGGGCATCCCCTCTGATACTGAATAG
- a CDS encoding DUF3991 domain-containing protein, with protein sequence MLHQQGLVYADSKANAVFVMRDQHGTSKGAFLQGTLNDISGYYVGTHRRDSWFYFHLGGKANDENSRAVLCQSPVETISLAMLEYLTKGIPESKTVFIAIDDPKNLPQQRLQNIPHVQVAFNQLTAARAVKAILPQATQIKCEKDWNLQLVNFSRQLQQRQYHGQELEL encoded by the coding sequence ATGTTGCACCAGCAGGGACTAGTTTACGCTGACTCAAAAGCAAATGCCGTATTTGTGATGCGGGATCAACATGGAACTTCTAAAGGTGCATTTTTACAGGGAACGCTCAATGATATCTCAGGCTATTATGTGGGAACCCATCGCAGGGATAGTTGGTTTTATTTTCACCTGGGGGGCAAGGCGAATGATGAGAACTCAAGAGCGGTGCTGTGTCAGTCTCCCGTTGAAACTATTTCACTAGCTATGTTGGAATACCTCACCAAAGGAATACCCGAATCTAAAACCGTATTCATAGCTATTGATGACCCCAAAAACCTACCCCAACAGCGATTGCAGAATATTCCTCATGTACAAGTGGCCTTTAATCAACTAACTGCGGCAAGGGCTGTTAAAGCAATACTGCCACAAGCGACTCAAATCAAGTGTGAAAAGGATTGGAATCTCCAATTAGTTAATTTTTCTCGTCAATTACAACAACGCCAATATCACGGACAAGAATTGGAGCTTTAG
- a CDS encoding IS630-like element ISAva6 family transposase — protein MVRPRIKLTEHLSTEEIEQSYRRCEDAQEKTRWLVIKLLNQQPQLSAQKVAEIVGFSGDWVRKIVRRYNKLGANGIINQQKLKPGGKKLALTNEQQQWLRQRLASPPEDGGLWSAPKVGELIRVQFGITLHVTTAWDYLKRLGFSLQQPRPLHTEAATFVQRQMFKTELTEFVRLLRFLHPHKSVEVWAEDEARLGLKPIVRRVWTPVGHRPNAVHRTRYQWLYTYGFVHPATGESFFLILPRVNIAVMQMALDAFAAEVNPHHHKIIVLLVDQAGWHTSKQLMLPAGIILFPLPAYTPQLQPTECVWSLLREAVANQMFSTLDELETVLISRCQWLMSHPQIVHGKVGFDWICQI, from the coding sequence ATGGTACGTCCCAGGATAAAACTAACAGAGCATCTATCAACAGAAGAAATAGAACAAAGTTATCGCCGATGTGAAGATGCACAAGAGAAAACCCGATGGTTAGTGATTAAATTGCTCAATCAACAACCACAGTTGTCAGCGCAAAAGGTAGCAGAGATTGTGGGATTCTCAGGGGACTGGGTGAGAAAAATCGTGCGGCGATACAACAAGCTAGGAGCAAACGGAATCATCAATCAACAGAAACTGAAACCAGGAGGAAAAAAACTTGCACTCACAAACGAGCAACAACAGTGGTTGCGCCAAAGGTTAGCTTCACCACCAGAAGATGGGGGGTTATGGAGTGCGCCAAAAGTAGGGGAATTGATCCGAGTACAGTTTGGAATTACACTCCATGTCACTACAGCTTGGGATTACCTCAAAAGGCTAGGATTTAGTCTGCAACAACCACGACCTCTGCATACTGAGGCGGCAACTTTTGTTCAAAGACAGATGTTTAAAACTGAGTTAACGGAGTTTGTGCGATTGTTACGTTTCCTCCATCCGCACAAATCAGTTGAAGTTTGGGCAGAAGATGAAGCTCGATTAGGCCTCAAACCCATCGTCCGTCGAGTTTGGACACCAGTAGGTCATCGTCCCAATGCTGTGCATCGCACTCGTTACCAATGGCTTTATACTTATGGATTTGTCCATCCAGCTACTGGCGAGAGTTTTTTCTTGATTTTACCCAGAGTCAACATTGCTGTCATGCAAATGGCTTTAGATGCTTTTGCCGCTGAAGTCAATCCTCATCATCACAAAATCATTGTTTTGCTTGTTGATCAAGCTGGTTGGCATACCAGTAAACAATTAATGTTGCCAGCTGGTATCATTCTGTTTCCTCTGCCTGCTTATACACCTCAACTCCAACCGACTGAGTGTGTTTGGTCGCTTCTACGTGAAGCTGTTGCTAATCAGATGTTTTCTACTCTCGATGAACTAGAAACTGTGTTAATTTCTCGTTGTCAATGGTTAATGTCTCACCCTCAAATTGTTCATGGCAAGGTTGGGTTTGATTGGATTTGCCAAATTTGA